The proteins below are encoded in one region of Nilaparvata lugens isolate BPH chromosome X, ASM1435652v1, whole genome shotgun sequence:
- the LOC120354722 gene encoding uncharacterized protein LOC120354722 → MRGKLSFTSETDLSILHTSYEMSSPSFILPDSPPPQRVLNYWQRKAAESCAGLSAAAAAAAASAASPASSSASPLKRQGIFVQRERGEEIIIGDSPLPQSLPTTWALRRAVLTTLSNSIRERQAKRKLTFEEPEVSGEEEEEVLTQSKKRVPEENSSMLPLMEEVRRREEEEAENEMDVETEELLAIINHTEKPWTSLRQLVEDTPYPIVGVWQITNQHGRRVILKVHLTSVRLTDIYMPESTSFVSPCFACGRSP, encoded by the exons atgagaggaaaattatcattcacaTCAGAGACAGATTTGAGTATACTTCACACATCGTACGAGATGAGTTCTCCATCGTTCATCTTACCAGATAGCCCACCCCCGCAGCGTGTGCTCAACTATTGGCAGCGCAAAGCTGCCGAGTCGTGTGCCGGCTtatctgctgctgctgctgccgctgccgcctccgctgcctcccccgcctcctcctccgcctcaccCCTGAAGAGACAGGGAATCTTCGTACAACGAGAGAGGGGTGAGGAGATCATCATCGGGGACAGTCCTCTCCCTCAATCATTACCGACTACCTGGGCACTGCGCCGTGCGGTGCTGACAACCCTATCAAACAGCATCAGGGAGAGGCAGGCGAAGAGGAAATTAACGTTCGAGGAGCCTGAAGTTAgcggggaagaggaggaggaggtgctcactcaatcaaag aaacgtgttCCGGAAGAGAACTCATCCATGCTACCGCTGATGGAGGAGGTGCGTcgaagggaggaggaggaagcgGAGAATGAGATGGACGTGGAGACGGAGGAGTTGCTCGCCATTATAAATCATACTGAGAAACCGTGGACGTCTCTCCGGCAGTTGGTGGAGGACACGCCGTACCCCATCGTGGGGGTATGGCAGATTACCAACCAACATGGTCGCCGGGTAATTTTAAAAGTGCATTTAACATCTGTACGACTGACGGACATATACATGCCGGAGAG cacctcaTTTGTGTCTCCCTGCTTCGCCTGTGGCCGCTCCCCGTAG